tatctctagttgatgtgggatCTCCAAcacatataatcaattatttatgggcataatcaattattaatgaattgtaTACCTGAACCAGGCTccaaataattgattaccaaCTAAGTTTGTATTTGAATctagataattgattatctcatTTATTATAGTAGATTATTTGTGAAAGCACTATAGTGTAATCATTTATATTTCAACATTAAATGATTAATATGTTACAAAACacttttgaaaagattttcgAAAAAGATTTAAGTTCTTCTCAAAGGCATAGTATGAATATGAATCACATAAAGGGATGTGAACTAAAACTAATGCATAAATCACACACATTTTCACATGAAAGCACAATACCACTCATAATAGTTTCAAAGTCTTGTTCATATCTTTCCTTTTACATCCTTTTATTTCTGAATAAATGTCAAgggtgatttattttttaaattgatgtaGGTCATATAATATAGCAGGAAAACCAATTGCAATTCCATTCATCCCTGCCCTTGGTATTATTGGGTTTGCTGTTTTTGGTCTCGAGCCTCTTGTGCGCCTGAGCAGGAAGATGTTTCGCCAAGAAGTTAGCATCTTTTTGCATGTTTgtcaaaataatttgaatagtaTTAATTTCTGATTATCTGTTCTACAATATTTTCAGAGTACTGATAGAAGTTGGAAGAAAAGTAgttcatattatattttgacatcTTATTTTCAACCTATGCTGCTGTGGACTGGAGTGATGCTCATCTGCAGGTATCTTTCTGGACTAACGTTTTTTCCAGTGGGAGTTTGCCGTTTCATGTTCATGAACACCTTAGTGTAAAATGTTTCAGGGATTTAGATCCACTAGTCCTACCATCAGAAACTAGTCAGGCTATGAAACAACGGCTGCTGAGTTTTATAAGATCTTTGTCAACCGTGCTTACCATTGCTTACTGTTCTTCAAGGTAGATTTGATTTCGGGCAGAATTATATCCCCCATTTGTTTAATAAACTAACAAAGTTACTATTGTGTTTTGTCAAAACCGTGGTCCTCTGTGTATTTaaggaaattttattttatattttatccttggtgtaattttattctttatagcAATCGTATCTCACAATTAATActaggtttatttatttaaaaacaatatgaTAATCACAGGGATTTGTGTCCTTAGAATTAGCTGTCCATATTTCCTAAAATAACCAACAGGTTCATGTATTTATAGGCCCAATGACCTGATAATTGATACAATAAAGTAGAATATTGTTCCTTTAAAATTTGAGAGTATTGCAGTTTTTCATTGtaagaaaagctttttgttttcttattgttGGAAGTAGAAGTAAAATACACAGCAATGTGGATTGATATATGCaaattattatctaaaaaaataggAAGAAGAATAAACTTCGGTGCAGAACAATATAGAGTTTGCTGTGTAAgatgattttgtttgttttattttaattattcaacatttcaattatatatttatttgtttgacttttctttatatatttattcaaatagtatgcaaataaaatatcgaatcctctttatttatttttgtaaaataaacaCTGTAGTGGttaatttcttattattatgGGTTTTGAGTCTTCATATCTTGTTCAACTTATAATGCAATATGCTTCTGCTGCCTATTTTCAGCTTAATTCAACAGGCACAAAAACTTTGTATAGAGGCAAATGACTCCACTGATGAAAGAAATGTATGTTTCTGGTACAGATCCTTGTCATGTTTCCATTTCTGTTTACATAACATTTCGCTTCAATAAAGGTTTAGGTTGATACCACTTAAATAAGGGTTTAGATGTTCCCAATGAAAATTAGAAGGTAGTCAACATCTGggaaataaaatatcaattgcTGAATATTATTTAGCAAATTTGAATTTGTGGGTTGCATATGGTATCACTATAGAATAATATTCCTTGTTTTCATGTTgggtattattataaaattgttaatttagtTTGTTGATCCCTGAGGGAATTCCTGAAGTGTATGGAAACACAAATCTTATTCATTATGTTGCCAATGAATGATAGATGAGCATTGATTTTACTGGGAAAGCTGTATATACTGCAATTTGGGTTGCTGCTGTGTCGTTGTTGATGGAGTTACTGGGTATCTCAACACAGAAGTGGTTGACTGCTGGTGGTTTGGGCACAGTATTGATTTCCCTTTCAGGTCGCGAGGTATGTTATAGGTTCTTTGAATCTATCTACTTGAATAATCAAGTCACATTTGTCATTAGATTTTTTATGAATCCTCCATAACATCAAATTCTCGAATTCTGGTAGAGTAATTCTACAGGGTACGGGCATTACCAATTAGGTAGGCTCCTCTTTGCTGTCATTCTCACTTTATTTTTGTGGTGTCTTCAGATATTTACAAACTTCCTTTCGAGTATAATGATTCATGCAACTCGACCATTTGTTGTGAATGAGCggattcaaacaaaaattaaaggataTGAGGTTACTGGTAAAGTTGAGGTATGCATTTATTATCTAACCTGCTGAGAAGGTAGTTTAGGGAGCAGAAAATAATATGCACGAGAGTTCCATTATAGGTGATATTTTTCCCAAGcatctttataatttttcattgtaatcaaatttcatattttcccTAGCATGTAGGCTGGTGGTCACCAACAAGAATTAGAGGTTCGGATTGTGAAACAGTTCATATTCCTAATCACAATTTGAGTATAAATGTTGTGAGGAATCTTAGTAAGAAATCTCATTGGCGTATAAAGACTCACCTGGCAATCAGTCACCTGGATGTTAACAAGATTAATGTGAGTATTCTTTCCTTTAATAATTGTTTAGTTACTATTTGATGACTATCTCATCATTTGAAAACTTGAGTAATCTCTTTCCTGATTTCTTTATGCAGAGTATAATAGCTGATATGCGCAAGGTTTTGGCCAAAAATCCTCAAGTAGAGCAGAGAAAATTGCACAGAAGGGTTTTTCTAGAGAACATTGATCCAGAAAATCAGGCTCTTATGGTTGAAAACCTTTCTTATCTCCccttttattcaatttttgttttgaaagtttttttaaagtttCCTTTTGAGATGCTGCATGTAGCATAGTTCTTAGAATGAAAATGAGCTTGTTCAAAATCCAGAGTCTACTTTTGATTGACTTATATTGGTCAATTGAATGAAATCTGGGGCATATTTTTATTCTGTGGTATTCTTTATCCTTTAAGAACTGTAATTTTTCTATCATATTGTCATGAAATCGAGaagtttgttataatttttgtaaaaactgaaatttttaACTTTCGACATTTAGCTTTATGCATGATCATTACAATTTATctttgtgttaaaaaaaaagttctcgTCCATTAGAAAATTATCTCCAAAGTATATATGCAGAATATTCTTAGCACTGTCAATTTACTGCCTGGTGATGGATTAGCTATGCCCATGACAGGATTAAAGCATTTTTCCTTTAACATTTTGGAAATGTAGAATTTGAGTTTCTGCATTTTAATTTCTCAGCCACCATTATCTTATAAAAGCCTTTTTATGTTACAGATATTGGTGTCCTGCTTTGTTAAAACTTCACGTTCTGAAGAGTACCTACGTGTAAAGGTGAGACTGGATTCTTTATAATACTTGTTGATGCATGGTGCAATGATTCATACCTCCTTGTTAAGGAATACATATATAGTAATGCTTATAAATGTTTActtaaacaattatttcaacTCATTTGTATTAGTAATCTCCTCAcccatttttatgttttgaaactCGGAAGTATTTTTTAACAGTTTCAATTGTGGATGCGAACTTATatgtttctctgtttttgtgAATTGTGCGTTTAGTGACACATGTAAATCTTTTATTAGTTGTACAAATTTACCTAATTACTAAGaccaaatcatattttttaaagctCTTCAAGGATATAGTGAGCATGTTTGAAAGTTGGTCTTGGGAATTGACAAAGTCactcatgatttttcttgaAGAAACCTTCTTTCGtaaaatgataatcaatttctctatttttaatcCACTAATGGAAGGCTGGGCTTGATGCAACGTAAATGTCAGTTTCATTGGCACGAATTAGTATATATGTCCCGTGTTAGTATAGCTCCTTGAAGAAATCACTTTCCACCAATGAGAAGACAATATTCCAAAAATAGACCTATTATCTAATGGCAAATTTGCCCAATTAGCACTAAAATAACACAATTTTGGCTTTGCCCTTATATGCATATATTAACCATAACCTGGTGCATTCCTGATGTATCAAAGGATGCATACCACAACATCCCAATGACTACCACATGGATCCTTTTCGAATTGACTAACCACACTAACTACATATGTGACGTCCGGTCTAGTGACAATGAGGTAATTAAGTCTGTGTATTAGATCATGATATCTTCTAGGGTCTTTCGATGGCTCCCCTTGACTTGGAAAAAGCTTCAAGGATCCATTGGAGTATCTCTAGGGCAACAATTAATCATACTAGTCTTGGTCAAAATGTATAAATCATTCTATCGCTGGGAAATGGCAGTGCTAGACGGGGATTGTGCAACTTCCAAGTCAAGAAAGTACCAAAGAAGACCCAAATCCTTGGTTTGAAACTTAATGTGagatttttgttgaaaaatgcCATTAGAGACCATTTTATCAACATGTAAACAAAATAGATGAACATACCAACGAAGAATACAATGAAAAAATCCGAGCGATCAACTTCACAACGAGTAATACCAACCTCAAGCAAAATTGAGCTGAAACGATCAAACCAAGCACTGGGAGTTTGCTTCAAGTGACAAAGCCTATGATCAAGATGAGTGAGTTATCGAGATTATAAAACAAGGTAGTTGATCCATCACTTCATCTAACTTACCATGTAGAAAGACTTTTCTTATGTCTAATTGGTGAAGGCCAATGGTGGCAAGAAAAAGATAGACAGGGGTGGCACTCTCTGGTTCCCATGTCAGTTGGTGGTATGTGAGAAGTGGAGGTGGAGTAGGAGCTACTACTGGAACAATAGTGGAACCTTTAGAAGTCATCTTTAACTATGGAAGAAAAACAAGGAGTAGTTTCAAAGAAGATAACATCAATAGACACTACATACTGTTGTATTTAAGGAGAGAAACATCAATGACCTTTGTGGGATCAAGagtaaaaaacaaatacattttaGGGATTTAGCATTAACCTTTATTTTTACTTGGAGTGAGTTTATGGAAAAAACATGTCTTCCCAAATATGCACAGAGTGACAAAACGAAGTCCAGTTTTAGGGTTCAAGAAATAATTTGTTGTTAAGACTGATGAAGGCATGTGGTTAATCAGAGGATATGCAGGACGAACACCCCTGAGAAATGTAGAGGAACATCGGAGTGAAGAGCAAGAGTGAAAATTGTTTCCGCAGTGGTGGTTTTTGTACTctacaactccattttgttgtgtgTGTAGACACATGATGTTTGATGAAGAATCATCCCCTGAGTTTTAGTAAAGACTGAATTTGGGAAGATAAATATTCTCTTGCATTATTAGTCTTGAGATAAAAACATAGAGGAGTTAGAGTGAATTTGAGGGAGTATGTAAACCCCTCTCAAGagtttcatatttataatatcttGAGATATACCAAATACAATGAACATAAGAGAATTCTTGAAAACATTTCTAGCAACTAGGTTCATCACAAAGCACATGGCacctaataataaatattactaaaGATAATTTATTCTACCAGTCCCCTCAAATTGGAGCACACAAATTATATGTACCAAGtttggaataaataaatacaaatttgatcatttgatccaacaaactcTATATAGATTTCTTTGGTCAACAACTTTTCTCGGATAAAATGGCAATCTATTCCAATGTGTTTAGTTCTCTTATGGAACTAGATTGGAAGCAATGTAAAGGGCAGTTTAGTTATGACAATACATCTTCTATGGCTGAATGTTATAGAAACCTAATTCTTGTAAGAACTGCTATACCCATATAAGCTCAAAGGCAAGAGATGCCATTTCCTTATACTCAACTTCAGTAAATGACTAGGCAACAAAATTTTGCTCCTTACTTTTCCAAGAGACAATATCTCCTCCAAGAAAACACTATCTTGTAGTAGAACGTCTATCCATAGGAGAACCAACCCGATCAAGGTCACAATAGCAAAAAATTTGAGTATTCCCTTTATCTTCATAAAGTAGCCCTTGTCTTGGAGCCTTTTTGAGACATCTTAGAAAATGAATGACAACATTCTAGTGATCAATACATGGTTTCTGTGTGAATTGACTCAACATCGACTACAAAGACAAATCTGGTCTAGTAATAATGAGATAAATAAGTTTTCCAACTAGTCTTCTATATCTTTCTATATCAAAGAAagattctctctctttttccatttatttcatatttggaTCCATGGAACAATCTACTAATTCAGAACCATTCAAACCTATTTCTTTTAGAATGTCAAAAGCAGTCCTTTGAGATATTACCACTCTGTCCTTTGATTGTGCCACTTCTATGCCCAAAAAACATTTTAGATTTCCAAGATCATTGGTTTGAAAATGATTGCATAGATGCTCCTTAACTTAGATTTTAACATCAGCATTTCTTGCGATAACTATATTGTCGACATACACTATTTAAGTCCAGACATTTTCTAAGAGAGGTATGACAATAGAAAACAGAGTGGTTTGCCTCGGTTTggtagcgggtggaacaatagaCCCAACAAACATCAAATTTTGCTAGAATAGGCTTTAACTCAACTTTGATACCATTAAGAACTTTGACCTTGCTCTATTTCTTGGGTAGGAGGAGAGGTAAGAGGTAGTAACTCActaaattcatgaaaaagaGAACGAATCTTACCTATATAACAGTCATAGAGTCCTGATGTTGAGGAGCGACAACATGGAAAAGATCatgacaaacaccataaagatGTTGAGTATTATTGGTGTATAATAATTTGGCCTATTCCCAGACTTCAAAACATGTGTTGTATGAAtgaaaaattggttttaaagAAGAGTGAAGGGTACCCTTGAGAATGATGCATAATTGAGCATCAATTTTCATCCAACGAGAAATCTCAACAGAAGCAATATCAATCACTTTTTGAGTGAGTAATATGATCAACATACTCCTAACTCTTAAACCAAAGTTTAATGTATGATGCCTAAGTCGCATAATTAGTGTTATCTAACTTAGCAATAGACAAATGCACATTGACATAGTATATATGGCCGGGTCAAACACACCGGTGGTAGAAGAAAGATCAGTGAAAGAAACCATAGATGaacaagagagagagaaaccctaaaaatccaagTTTCTCCAATCAAGGTAACAAGGCCAGATCCAGAGAGAGGAGGCCGGGGTGAGTCTAGCGACGATGATCGGAGCCCGAGAAGACGATGCACGCGCTGCCACGTGCGGATGGAAAAGATGGCGTCTACGAACTTTGACCGGTGCGTGGGAATTCGTATGGACTCCGATGGAAATCATGTTGATGGTGTTAAGGATTGAACAATGTTGTTGAACTTTTTGAACCAAGCATGTGGAGATTGCTTAAGATGGTAGAGAGAGTGACACAACTTATAAACCAAACCAGACTCCCCCTGAGTAACAATTCCAGTAGGTTGCTCCATGTAGATTTCCCTTTCAAGATCGCCATGGAAAAAGGCATTTATAATGTCTAGTTGATGAAGGGGCCGATGACAAATGGGTACCATGGAAAGGAAGAGTTTGACAATAGTCATTTTGGCCACCAAAGAAAAAGTATCACTATAGTCAAGTCCATAGATTTAAGTATATCCTTTAGTCACTAATTGTACTTTAAGGCAACCAACTTCGCCATTAGGTCCTACCTTAATGGTGTAAACCCATTGACAACCTATTGTCTTATTCCCAAAAGGAAGAGGAACTAACTCTCACGTGTTGTTGTGTTCAAGGGCTTGTATTTCGGTAATCATGGCTTGTTGCCATCCAGGATGATTTCTGTCACAGTTTTATGAATTGTTataaaagagacaaaataaatgaaagagaaaTAAGAAGGATATACCCAGTGGTAACTAAGAAAATTGTAAATAGGGTAAGGATTTTGGGTAGATCTAGTACCTTTGTGAATGGAAATGGGCCAACTTGAGTCATCATGATCATGAGTTGTGGTACCAGGTTATGATTGAGAGTGACCTTCTGAAGAGGACTCACCTTGGGGTATTGGGCTAGCCATTAGGTTCCTACATTGATAGGTAATAATAGGTGATGACGATGGTTAAGTAGGATTTTGTATGGTATTTTGGGTTACAGGAGTGGAAGACTCAATTAATGGGACAGTAACATTTTGAACAAATTAGAATCTTGAGTAGATGAAGGGAAGAAGGAATATTCTTCAAAAAAGGTGACATTGGTGTTCATGTAATTCATGTAATACATACCAACTTGAGATAAAAATATAGAGGAGTtagagtgaatttgagagtgTGTAAACCCCTCTCAAGAGTTTTATATTTACAATAGTGAGGTACATCAGATACAATAAACAttagagaactctagaaaacaTTTCTAGGAACTAAGTTCTGCACATATAGGTCAAGGAGGAAACAAGAGATTGGTAACTATATGATTTGAGGCACCGAAAATAAGTATCCAAGATCTTGGAGAGGAGGACTATGAAACAAAAGCTATAGGATTACCAGATTGAGTCATAACTGAAACAATTGGTGCAGGATAGTTAGCTATTCAAGTTTGAGAAATTCATGATACTTAGTGGTAGAAATCGTGATATCTGGAGTAGGAGTTGTGGCTTGGGTCACATTAGCTAGTTGAAACTTGTTGTCTAGCTTTGGTGCAACATTCTTCTTCAGCATGTCCTTGACAGTTGCAGTAGTTGAAGTGAGGTCAATCATGACTGCCAGTGCCACCACATTCTCCACCAAATCCTCCATTGCAACAACCACGATGAGCGGAGTAAGAGACTAGGGTAGATGAATCCACGGTAGATGTTGAGGTGCTTTCAAAAGTATAAGGAGTGGGGAGTTGTAAGAATGGATTTTGAACAGCATCCTAGATTAGAACAATAGAACTCGATAGAATCTGATTACGAACTATTTCAAGGTCTTGTGGAAGTCCAATAGGAGTAAGTACCATGAAAATTGGACATGAGTGCAATCAGGTGATCAAGTTTTCCAAGACATGTCGGCATGTCCATGTTCTCCAACTTTATTTTCATCAAGTTGATGATTACATTGTAGAAATGGTGAAACATTTGAATGATTTTTCTTGTCCTTTGTCCATACATCATAGCAAGTAAAGTCATAAACGCCTGGTAACGTGCCTGAAGTTTGGGGACAAGTTAAAACCAAAGGACACTATATAAAGAGGCATCAAGAGGTATCAATTTGCTTCCAACAAGGTTGCTCAGAGTTGGGAATAGTGAAGGTCAGAGTTGTCAAATGAAGATCCTGCCTTGGGCTTGAAACCACTCAAGTGATGTAATCTGTTGTGCGTAAGTGTTTTTTGTAAGGTATCATGGTAAATTGGTGAAAGTCACCAGACATTAAGCTAAGCTCAATTTGAAGAAGTCATAGAGTCAAACAGAGTCAAACGAAACCCAAAACTATTCATCGAAGGAGATGCATGATAAGGAGGTAGCCAAAATTTGAGGGTGGTGTGCGAGACAAATGTGTCAAAGATAGGAGGCTGGATGGTGGTGAATGGAGGCTGCTTGTTGCTGAAAAAAATAGGACAAAAATAAGCAAAAGGAAAACCTAACTTTATGATACATAAAAAAATCTGTTTCTGTGAATTGTGTGTTTAATTACACATGTAAATCCTTTATTCATCTGTACATACTTTCCTAGTTACTAATATCAAATCACATCTTTTACATAACTATATGTTTTCAACTTTGTGGATCTTTAAACTGTGGACAACTATATTGACCCAACTATCCAATTTATCAAGTTACTGCTTCCAAGCAATTCTTCATTAAAgatcattattatttaatgatttaattacgtttttagTGCCTGAAATTTAGGATAATTGGCCCCTACATTAAAGTAAAGTTTTTAGTTTACCAAAGCTAGAAaagtatgtttttagtctctaaacaAAGTTAAACTAGAAGTAGCTTCAAAACAAATCATTTAGTTCTTCAAATTTAATGTATTAggactaaaataatattttccaaattcatgggattataataaactttttaaaatttgggagggtaaaagaataattaatttttatctattttatattcAGCATTAGCTTTTGTGAACAATACTTACTATTTCATAAAACAGGAGATAATCCTCTTGGATCTTCTCAGAGTTATAAGTCATCATCGAGCTCGGCTAGCCACACCCATCCGCACAGTTCAAAAAATGTGCAGTGATACTGATTTCGATATTGATCCATTTGATGACACAGTTTCTTCTCGTTCCAGATCAACGAAAAACCGTCCTTTTGCACTGATAAATCCACCTTATAAAGTTAAACCTTCAACTCATTCAACTATTACAAATGAGGACAGAGATATTAAGACAGATGAAACCTTGCCATCTGACTTCAAAGTAGACTCTGATGAATTTGTTGTGACACCAAGTTCGGTCCAGAAGACCTCCAAATTCCAAAAGTCCAAAAAGGAAAGAACAGGAAGCACTGCAAAGGAAACATCCAAAATTTTGCCAACATCCAATGAGTCTGGTTGTAGAGAGACTACAACACCATCAAAGCTAGATGATGAGAAATCTGTTGTTTCAGAATCTgagtcttcatcatcatcatcatcacttaGTCATTCTTTGGATGAGAGTATTACTCTTGATGCTGCTCTGCTGGGCACAGAGAGAAAAACTATTGCAGTTGATGAAGAATTGGTTGACTCTAGCCCTTCAGAATCACAAGAAGTTGCAGCCCATCAGAATGGGAGTGAACCTCCTATTGGCAAGGATAAGAAGGATGAGCAGAATAGATGTTGATGTTAACACAAAAATGGTCtagctgtttttttttttaagctgGGCATTGTGCAATGTATTATCCATTTGTAGATTAGTGGGAATCAATTCTCTTTTGTACATCACAAATTATGTTCATATCTAATGTCTAtctctataatattttaaaccgTCCAACCTATTTATTGCTTATAAAGAAAAAGGCACAATATTTTAAACATGAGCTTGTCACGTTCACTAAGAGTACATTACATAATAGTGGATATTGTAACCCCCATTCTGAACCTCTGAACTGCAAtaatttttcttggttttatttgTAATTCAAGAATTATCTATCAAATCTTTCCAAAGGTTCAGGAACATCAGCTGAGCAACATCATGGTGGGAATCTAAGTATGAATTGAAAATTTCATTATTGAAAGTCACATTGAGTATAAATGTGAAAgttgaataagaaaaataaaattcagacATTAAACCTTGACGAAAGTAATGTCAGATTTTGTGATGAAAGAAGTGTCAAGTTTTGTGATGAACGTAATGTGAATTTCCAACATAGCGTAGAGGTCATGGTGGtgttttattggtttatttagATGAAGTATAGTTAATTTGTTTGTGTCATCTCCTATCAATTCTTATAGTGTTTGATGTCATGACTGAATGATATCATTTTcgaatttgaaataatttattaaatgcaaaaaataTTAACCTAAATTTAATAAAGCAATTTGCAATATGAAAAGAGAAACGAACTCAGTCAAATTACAATAATAGACAATATGAAAAACATGAGTTTGTAGTCGTGTGCCCCTTTTCCTTCATCCCATGTTCGTGACGAATTTCAAGtgaaaatttaactttttttgaaTCTCAAGGAcgaaattcattaaattaaaaatttaataaaaatacataccATTGTAttgaataacaaataaaaattgataaataatgaGAGAGAAACTATTTTGATTAGTAAAATCATACCAACAAGAcataatgcaaataaaaaattaaataattgatataatagCAATTTAACATCGTTTTAATGTATTGATATAGTTTTATGATGTTCAACTATAACTACTTTTACagaatataatgttttaaataattatttcattgaaaaaataattaatatttaaatttaaaatatgaaaatttataaggaatatataaaaatatcattaaaataaaacttaaaacaacaattttacTATTAATAAGTTTGattatactataattttaaaaaataatgcaagaattttttttatatttaattgatttcaaaattaaaaaatagataataaaatcatttttgaacaataaacataataaatcaGAATTTGAAGACCCAACTTCTCATCGTTACAAAACAAAAGAACTTGAAAAACACTTCGGTGTCTATCTTAATTTCACGAATTCGAAAACTACTGGAACATCTTTGCAATTAGAACTTGAGAgagaaataaatgaattttgcagaaaataaatatggaaAGTTTGCAATAAAGCTAAAGATCGATTTATAACTGCCAAAACTTGTTTACATTAAGCTCTACACATGCAATCAGGAGCAGGATACGTATAAATTGATTGCTTCTCCTTCCTTAATCTTATCTGCCCTTGTCTGTTCTTGTGTCCATCAAGAATTGCACCTTGAAATTCTGTCCAGCTTATGCTTTTATTCTGAAATAGATGCCCCAATAATCCCATGCTTGGTCTGATAGTCTTCAGATTCATATAAGCACGATGCGCCACCTAAAGAAGCAAAACATGTTCCGTCTAAATGATACATTTTGGGAATTTAATTCAATCCTTGCACCAATACAGAACAAATACAGCCAGGTTCCTTTAAACTTATAAGTCGTTATGCAACAAATTATTTGACAGTGCAGTTTGAAATAGAATATTCAACAACGATTCCTTTACCAGAGCATTGTGCATATTGCCTGGAGAAGCAGAAATGAAGATGTCACTGTGCATGCTCACATAGTAATCAACAGAAGCTAACAGTGATGCCTTTCCTTTAACTTTGGCCAGTTCCTCTGTGGAGGCTAAGCTCTTCTTATCTTCCATAAGAGGAAATAACTTGATTAAGGTTGCTAGCCTAGCTTCTCCACCATAAACCTGAAAGCATACAATCAATCCAGACTAAGGCATAAGTCAAAGCACGGTACCAATCGGTGAAAGTATCAGAAGGTATTAGATTGTTAATTATTACGCATAATTACAAATATCAGAATGAAATCTATGCTGTGTAATCACAACAAGCCTTCCCATCATATGTTGTTAACGAACCTTGTGGGAAGCAAGATAAAGCCGTGTTCTATTATTGAAACCCAAAGCTGCCAGGAGCAATCCAATTTCTTCAGGAGTCAGTGGGCAGCGCCCCTGACTTC
This DNA window, taken from Vigna radiata var. radiata cultivar VC1973A chromosome 5, Vradiata_ver6, whole genome shotgun sequence, encodes the following:
- the LOC106762241 gene encoding mechanosensitive ion channel protein 2, chloroplastic-like; its protein translation is MLCSSRNLGLHFTSIGLSRDVRLYSNHGSCCFYQFGGGIPTIMRSLTRRAIMRSLTRRSLMVTTMDMVAVSRSYNIAGKPIAIPFIPALGIIGFAVFGLEPLVRLSRKMFRQESTDRSWKKSSSYYILTSYFQPMLLWTGVMLICRDLDPLVLPSETSQAMKQRLLSFIRSLSTVLTIAYCSSSLIQQAQKLCIEANDSTDERNMSIDFTGKAVYTAIWVAAVSLLMELLGISTQKWLTAGGLGTVLISLSGREIFTNFLSSIMIHATRPFVVNERIQTKIKGYEVTGKVEHVGWWSPTRIRGSDCETVHIPNHNLSINVVRNLSKKSHWRIKTHLAISHLDVNKINSIIADMRKVLAKNPQVEQRKLHRRVFLENIDPENQALMILVSCFVKTSRSEEYLRVKEIILLDLLRVISHHRARLATPIRTVQKMCSDTDFDIDPFDDTVSSRSRSTKNRPFALINPPYKVKPSTHSTITNEDRDIKTDETLPSDFKVDSDEFVVTPSSVQKTSKFQKSKKERTGSTAKETSKILPTSNESGCRETTTPSKLDDEKSVVSESESSSSSSSLSHSLDESITLDAALLGTERKTIAVDEELVDSSPSESQEVAAHQNGSEPPIGKDKKDEQNRC